Proteins co-encoded in one Xiphophorus couchianus chromosome 3, X_couchianus-1.0, whole genome shotgun sequence genomic window:
- the LOC114139779 gene encoding vitelline membrane outer layer protein 1 homolog, which produces MSSLLSIVVLLAVASSGFCEKEFLQRAGKDFNSRQYRSVLTVNNGERFGDWTWPEMCPDNFFAVGFSVRVETNQYGGDDTALNGIRLICSQDESRSFLYYVESHTGHTGEWSHPQYCPGGVLTSFQIRVEPKQGPLGDDTAVNNIKFRCSSNPTLEAPSMQWGDYGYWSEDCTNGGICGIETKMEEYQWALDDSSLNDVRLFCCNKSQQ; this is translated from the exons ATGTCGAGTCTGCTCAGTATCGTGGTCCTGCTAGCTGTGGCCTCCAGCGGCTTTTGTGAGAAGGAGTTTCTGCAGCGAGCCGGCAAAGATTTTAACAGCAGACAGTACAGATCTGTGCTGACTGTGAACAACGGAGAGAGATTTGGAGACTGGACCTGGCCAGAGATGTGTCCTGATAACTTCTTTGCTGTTGGATTCAGTGTCAGg GTGGAGACCAACCAGTACGGGGGGGACGACACCGCCCTGAATGGGATCCGCCTCATCTGCTCCCAAGACGAGAGCCGCAGCTTCCTGTATTACGTCGAGTCACACACTGGACA TACCGGAGAATGGTCCCATCCTCAGTACTGCCCTGGCGGCGTGCTGACATCTTTCCAGATTCGCGTGGAGCCCAAACAGGGACCGTTAGGAGACGACACGGCCGTTAACAACATCAAGTTCCGCTGCAGCAGCAACCCAACGCTGGAGGCGCCCAGCATGCAGTGGGGTGACTACGGCTACTGGAGTGAAGACTGCACCAACGGAGGCATCTGCGGCATAGAGACCAAGATGGAGGAGTACCAGTGGGCCCTGGACGACTCTTCTCTCAACGATGTCCGGCTTTTCTGTTGTAACAAATCTCAGCAG TGA